In a single window of the Caulobacter soli genome:
- a CDS encoding glycosyltransferase family 2 protein, with product MPVLSGLVCVHNEEARLAECLTRLAFCDEIVVVADRCSDRSEAIARNMGARVVSGIFPVEGLRKEAGVAACRGEWIVELDADEAVTPALAQEIRETVARSDAADWYQVPVDNFVGAQLVRHGWGGSFGASSVARLFRKGVKSWKSERVHPGTTFAGVYGGRLNNAILHKVDDDIADMVQRLNRYTALRGQDLAESGKIKSLWDDLFRGVRRFYKCYVSRKGYREGDMGFLIAIMAGLYPLLSNLKAREIRTLSMQPTLHAAGSAVISFDDTRLGHSA from the coding sequence ATGCCTGTCCTGTCCGGACTTGTCTGCGTTCACAACGAAGAGGCGCGCCTCGCCGAGTGCCTGACGCGCCTGGCGTTCTGCGACGAGATCGTGGTGGTCGCGGATCGCTGCTCTGACCGCAGCGAAGCCATCGCGCGCAATATGGGCGCGCGGGTCGTGTCGGGCATCTTTCCGGTCGAGGGTCTGCGCAAGGAAGCCGGCGTCGCGGCCTGCCGTGGCGAATGGATCGTGGAGCTGGACGCCGACGAGGCGGTGACTCCCGCCTTGGCCCAGGAAATTCGCGAGACGGTCGCGCGATCGGACGCCGCTGACTGGTACCAGGTGCCGGTCGACAACTTCGTGGGCGCGCAGCTGGTGCGCCACGGCTGGGGCGGCTCGTTCGGCGCCTCCTCGGTGGCGCGGCTGTTCCGCAAGGGCGTGAAGAGCTGGAAGAGCGAGCGGGTGCATCCCGGCACCACCTTCGCCGGCGTCTACGGCGGCCGACTGAACAACGCCATCCTGCATAAGGTCGACGACGACATCGCCGACATGGTCCAGCGCCTGAACCGCTACACCGCCCTGCGCGGCCAGGACCTGGCCGAGAGCGGCAAGATCAAGAGCCTGTGGGACGATCTGTTCCGGGGCGTGCGCCGGTTCTACAAGTGCTATGTCTCGCGCAAGGGTTATCGCGAGGGCGACATGGGCTTCCTGATCGCCATCATGGCGGGCCTTTATCCGCTGCTCTCGAACCTCAAGGCGCGTGAAATCCGTACCCTGAGCATGCAGCCCACCCTGCACGCCGCCGGAAGCGCGGTGATCAGTTTTGATGACACCAGGCTGGGCCATTCGGCATAG
- a CDS encoding toll/interleukin-1 receptor domain-containing protein, translating into MDSVRRYRAFISYSHLDRKLAEWVHRALETYRAPRGLVARTGGAPVGRELKPIFRDRDELAAASDLGEVIRDALDRSDAMIVLCSPASARSRWVDQELAHFLKSHDNPRIICVIAGSTPADLSLVEILPPALRAALPAGGEPLAVDLRRGADGRRLARLKMAAGLMDVSLDQLVQRDARRRLRLMGAFTAAAVIVAVGMGAMTVATLRSRQIARAERDESEGLVAYMLGDLRKQLEPVGRLDVLDGVSGKVLAHYAKARPDELDDKALAQRAKALTLLGMIRDQRGDLAGARDAFSQAAFTTRELAARAPRDGDRIFDEAQNVYWLAYVEWRQGNAVEAERGFKQYGELAQRLVALDPNNGDWRLEVAYAKSNLGTLLFEQGRPADALTAFNDALRVFEAERVRAPADEGRIVDAVDAHAWVADTLVKLGRSREAYRERAAATTLLADASAKAPDDKPLAAKSLAAQLALARLELDLGRMEEGRTRAARALSGLRTLAALDPTNAQWLKALLVAQIDAADFACWSGYLAQARAQHGEAERTLARLRTAGEGVQAWSASLDGRLAQQQIVLQRVGGDIEGGRAPAAQLLDRLRRAPASQGEEADRAVLSGFGHWVAGDNQAAVAVLSAQTGGLTPQGKDILARAYLGLGQNDRAEAIVQSLKIQGYAHPGFLAFWRNSPLAGILRSGSDSV; encoded by the coding sequence ATGGATAGCGTCAGACGGTACAGGGCGTTTATCAGCTATAGCCACCTCGATCGCAAACTCGCCGAATGGGTACACCGCGCGCTGGAGACCTACAGGGCGCCGCGGGGCCTGGTTGCACGGACGGGAGGCGCGCCGGTCGGGCGCGAGCTGAAGCCGATCTTCCGCGATCGCGACGAGTTGGCCGCCGCCTCGGACCTGGGCGAAGTGATCCGCGACGCCCTGGATCGCTCCGATGCGATGATCGTCCTGTGCTCTCCCGCGTCGGCGCGGTCTCGGTGGGTCGATCAGGAGCTCGCCCACTTCCTGAAGAGCCACGACAACCCTCGGATCATCTGCGTGATCGCCGGGTCGACGCCGGCCGATCTGTCCCTGGTCGAGATCCTGCCGCCGGCCCTGCGCGCGGCCCTGCCGGCGGGGGGCGAGCCGCTGGCCGTCGATCTGCGGCGCGGCGCCGACGGTCGCCGGCTGGCGCGGTTGAAGATGGCCGCGGGCCTGATGGATGTCAGCCTCGACCAACTGGTGCAGCGCGACGCCCGGCGGCGATTGCGGCTGATGGGGGCGTTCACGGCGGCCGCCGTGATCGTCGCGGTGGGCATGGGGGCGATGACGGTCGCCACCCTCCGCTCGCGGCAGATCGCCCGCGCCGAGCGCGACGAGTCCGAAGGCCTGGTCGCCTACATGCTGGGCGATCTGCGCAAGCAGCTGGAGCCGGTCGGCCGCCTGGACGTGCTGGACGGGGTGAGCGGCAAGGTGCTGGCGCACTACGCCAAGGCGCGGCCCGACGAGCTGGACGACAAGGCCCTGGCCCAGCGCGCCAAGGCCTTGACCCTGCTGGGCATGATCCGCGACCAGCGCGGCGACCTGGCCGGGGCGCGCGACGCGTTCAGCCAGGCGGCGTTCACGACTCGCGAACTGGCCGCCCGCGCGCCGCGCGACGGCGACCGGATCTTCGACGAGGCGCAGAACGTCTACTGGCTGGCCTATGTGGAATGGCGCCAGGGGAACGCCGTCGAGGCCGAGCGGGGTTTCAAGCAATACGGCGAACTGGCCCAGAGGCTGGTCGCGCTGGATCCGAACAACGGCGACTGGCGTCTCGAGGTGGCCTACGCCAAGAGCAATCTGGGCACCCTGCTGTTCGAGCAGGGCCGGCCGGCCGACGCCCTGACGGCGTTCAACGATGCGCTGCGGGTGTTCGAGGCCGAGCGCGTTCGCGCGCCCGCCGACGAGGGCCGGATCGTCGACGCCGTCGACGCCCATGCCTGGGTCGCCGACACCCTGGTGAAACTGGGCCGTTCGCGCGAGGCCTATCGGGAGCGCGCGGCGGCGACGACTCTGCTCGCCGACGCCTCGGCCAAGGCCCCCGACGACAAGCCCCTGGCCGCCAAGAGCCTGGCCGCCCAGCTGGCCCTGGCGCGGCTGGAGCTCGACCTCGGCCGGATGGAGGAAGGGCGGACCAGGGCGGCCAGGGCGCTGTCGGGCCTGCGAACCCTGGCGGCCCTCGATCCCACCAACGCCCAATGGCTGAAAGCCCTGCTGGTCGCCCAGATCGACGCGGCCGACTTCGCCTGCTGGTCGGGGTATCTGGCTCAGGCGCGCGCACAGCATGGCGAGGCCGAACGCACCCTGGCGCGGTTGCGGACCGCCGGGGAGGGCGTCCAGGCCTGGAGCGCCAGCCTGGACGGGCGGCTGGCGCAGCAGCAGATCGTTCTGCAGCGCGTTGGCGGCGACATCGAAGGCGGCCGCGCCCCGGCCGCCCAACTGCTGGATCGCCTGCGCCGGGCGCCGGCTTCACAAGGCGAGGAGGCCGATCGCGCGGTGCTCTCCGGGTTCGGCCATTGGGTGGCGGGCGACAATCAAGCCGCGGTCGCGGTGCTGTCGGCGCAGACGGGCGGTCTCACGCCGCAGGGCAAGGATATCCTGGCGCGAGCCTATCTTGGCCTGGGCCAGAACGACCGCGCCGAGGCGATCGTACAGTCACTGAAAATTCAAGGTTACGCCCACCCCGGCTTCCTTGCATTTTGGCGCAACTCACCTCTAGCTGGCATCCTCAGATCGGGGAGCGATTCAGTATGA
- the ilvD gene encoding dihydroxy-acid dehydratase: MPPYRSRTSTHGRNMAGARGLWRATGMKDEDFGKPIIAVANSFTQFVPGHVHLKDLGQLVAREIEAAGGVAKEFNTIAVDDGIAMGHGGMLYSLPSRDLIADSVEYMVNAHCADAMVCISNCDKITPGMLMAAMRLNIPVVFVSGGPMEAGKVVIKGQIRSLDLVDAMVVAADDKYTDEEVTAIEKAACPTCGSCSGMFTANSMNCLTEALGLSLPGNGSVLATHADREALFKEAGRLIVDLAQRWYEQEDPKALPRGIATRAAFENAMSLDIAMGGSTNTVLHLLAAASEGGVEFSMGDIDRLSRQVPCLCKVAPAKADVHMEDVHRAGGVMAILGELERGGLIDASQPTVHATTMAEGLARWDIGRTNSQTARDLFSAAPGGKPTQIAFSQAARWEELDTDREKGVIRSVEHPFSKDGGLAVLFGNLAPEGCIVKTAGVDDSILTFRGTARVFESQDAAVSGILGGQVVAGEVVVIRYEGPKGGPGMQEMLYPTTYLKSKGLGAACALITDGRFSGGTSGLSIGHVSPEAGEGGLIALVETGDPILIDIPNRGITLDLPDAVIEERRQAMLAKGSNAWKPVGRKREVSPALRAYAAMTTNAARGAVRDVSQIE; encoded by the coding sequence ATGCCTCCTTATCGCTCGCGAACCTCCACCCATGGCCGCAACATGGCCGGCGCCCGAGGCCTTTGGCGCGCCACGGGCATGAAGGACGAGGATTTCGGCAAGCCGATCATCGCCGTCGCCAACAGCTTCACCCAGTTCGTCCCAGGCCATGTGCACCTGAAGGACCTGGGGCAGCTGGTCGCCCGCGAGATCGAGGCCGCCGGCGGCGTGGCCAAGGAATTCAATACCATCGCCGTCGACGACGGCATCGCGATGGGCCACGGCGGCATGCTGTATTCGCTGCCCAGCCGCGACCTGATCGCCGACAGCGTCGAATACATGGTCAACGCCCACTGCGCCGACGCGATGGTGTGCATCTCCAACTGCGACAAGATCACGCCCGGCATGCTGATGGCCGCCATGCGGCTGAACATTCCGGTGGTCTTCGTCTCGGGCGGCCCGATGGAAGCCGGCAAGGTGGTGATCAAGGGCCAGATCCGCTCGCTGGACTTGGTCGACGCCATGGTCGTGGCCGCCGACGACAAATATACCGACGAGGAAGTCACCGCGATCGAGAAGGCGGCCTGTCCGACCTGCGGCTCGTGCTCGGGCATGTTCACGGCCAACTCGATGAACTGCCTGACGGAAGCCTTGGGCCTGTCGCTGCCGGGCAACGGCTCGGTGCTGGCCACCCACGCCGACCGCGAGGCCCTGTTCAAGGAAGCCGGCCGCCTGATCGTCGACCTGGCCCAGCGCTGGTACGAGCAGGAGGATCCCAAGGCCCTGCCGCGCGGCATCGCCACGCGCGCGGCGTTCGAGAACGCCATGAGCCTGGACATCGCCATGGGCGGCTCGACCAACACCGTGCTGCACCTGCTGGCCGCCGCCAGCGAGGGCGGCGTCGAGTTCTCGATGGGCGACATCGACCGGCTGTCGCGCCAGGTGCCGTGCCTCTGTAAGGTCGCGCCCGCGAAAGCCGACGTCCACATGGAGGACGTCCACCGGGCCGGTGGCGTCATGGCCATCCTGGGCGAGCTGGAGCGCGGCGGGCTGATCGACGCCAGCCAGCCGACCGTCCACGCCACGACCATGGCCGAGGGCCTGGCGCGCTGGGACATCGGCCGCACCAACAGCCAGACCGCCCGCGACCTGTTCAGCGCCGCGCCCGGCGGCAAGCCGACCCAGATCGCCTTCAGCCAGGCCGCGCGCTGGGAAGAGCTGGACACCGACCGCGAGAAGGGCGTGATCCGCTCGGTCGAGCATCCGTTCTCCAAGGACGGCGGCCTGGCCGTGCTGTTCGGCAATCTCGCGCCCGAGGGCTGCATCGTGAAGACGGCCGGGGTCGACGACTCCATCCTGACCTTCCGCGGCACGGCCCGGGTGTTCGAGAGCCAGGACGCGGCGGTCAGCGGCATCCTGGGCGGTCAGGTCGTGGCCGGCGAGGTCGTCGTCATCCGCTACGAGGGCCCCAAGGGCGGTCCGGGCATGCAGGAGATGCTGTACCCGACCACCTATCTGAAATCGAAGGGCCTGGGCGCGGCCTGCGCCCTGATCACCGACGGGCGCTTCTCGGGCGGCACCTCGGGCCTGTCGATCGGCCACGTTTCGCCGGAAGCGGGCGAGGGCGGTCTGATCGCCCTGGTCGAGACGGGCGATCCGATCCTGATCGACATCCCCAATCGCGGCATCACCCTGGACCTGCCCGACGCGGTGATCGAAGAGCGTCGTCAGGCCATGCTGGCCAAGGGCTCCAACGCCTGGAAGCCGGTTGGCCGCAAGCGCGAGGTGTCGCCGGCCCTGCGCGCCTACGCCGCCATGACCACCAACGCCGCGCGCGGCGCGGTGCGCGACGTCAGCCAGATCGAGTAG
- a CDS encoding adenylate/guanylate cyclase domain-containing protein — translation MSDVAALIQRGEILAAYDIAHAALETGQTSLEIANTAVLCLARANAIDFARSEYVRLGLDKVRDDPASIALGARLLKDVALAAVGARRAAFARASTRRYGELFAHFGGLYGAVNAATMTLVAGDPEGARTLASRVLDLSQPIGPSGIEAYYDAASRAEAHLLTGDVAAAQAMMARGLAQAPDSFTAHASTLRQLAIICRETGRDEAWLAPFRPPVCAHFTGHILDAVGEGTSGAFEGLRGEIDRRLRDHRVGFAYGGLAAGADIVFAEAVLEAGAELHVVLPVNRESFIATSVAPFGEGWLPRFERCFGRAASVRYASQDPYLGDDQVFAYASQFAMGCAVLRAQTLSTEAIQLAIWDGRPPAGPAGVAVDLAYWSAGGRASSVIDCVRPPLPVNLSPGKDGDPSRGGRAMKAMLFADVKGFGALRDDQIPGFFEIVMGQMARVVEALDAPPRHLETWGDGLFLVFDAPVDAAVAALRLLEAHRRLNLKEQGLPGGLGLRIGGHYGPVHLRTNPLTRAPAVVGAHVVVAARIEPDVAPGSAYVSEALAGALATFHGDRFRCGYVGRTHGRKGFPATPIFNLARA, via the coding sequence ATGAGCGATGTCGCGGCGCTGATCCAGCGCGGTGAAATCCTGGCGGCCTACGACATCGCTCACGCCGCGCTGGAGACCGGACAGACCTCGCTGGAGATCGCCAACACGGCGGTGCTCTGCCTGGCGCGGGCCAACGCCATCGACTTCGCCCGTTCGGAATATGTCCGGTTGGGACTGGACAAGGTGCGGGACGATCCCGCCTCCATCGCCTTGGGCGCGCGGCTGCTCAAGGACGTGGCCCTGGCGGCGGTCGGCGCGCGACGCGCGGCGTTCGCGCGGGCTTCGACCCGACGCTACGGCGAACTGTTCGCGCATTTCGGCGGCCTGTATGGCGCCGTGAACGCCGCGACCATGACCTTGGTGGCGGGCGACCCCGAGGGCGCGCGAACCTTGGCCTCGCGCGTGCTCGACCTGTCCCAGCCCATCGGCCCGAGCGGGATCGAGGCCTATTACGACGCGGCCAGCCGCGCCGAGGCCCATCTCCTGACCGGCGACGTCGCGGCGGCCCAGGCGATGATGGCGCGAGGCCTGGCGCAGGCTCCAGACAGCTTCACGGCCCACGCCTCGACCCTGCGCCAACTGGCGATCATCTGCCGTGAGACCGGCCGCGACGAGGCCTGGCTCGCGCCGTTCCGGCCGCCCGTCTGCGCGCACTTCACGGGCCACATCCTCGACGCGGTGGGCGAAGGGACCTCCGGAGCGTTCGAGGGCTTGCGGGGCGAGATCGACCGACGCCTGCGCGACCATCGCGTCGGTTTCGCCTACGGCGGGTTGGCGGCGGGAGCCGACATCGTCTTCGCCGAGGCCGTGCTCGAGGCCGGGGCCGAGCTGCACGTGGTGCTGCCGGTGAACCGCGAATCGTTCATCGCCACCTCGGTCGCGCCGTTCGGGGAGGGCTGGCTTCCACGCTTCGAGCGCTGCTTCGGCCGGGCGGCCTCGGTGCGCTACGCCTCGCAGGACCCGTATCTGGGCGACGACCAGGTCTTCGCCTATGCCAGTCAGTTCGCCATGGGCTGCGCCGTGCTGCGCGCCCAGACCCTGTCGACCGAGGCGATCCAGCTGGCGATCTGGGACGGGCGGCCGCCGGCGGGACCGGCGGGGGTGGCCGTCGACCTGGCCTATTGGTCGGCGGGCGGGCGAGCCTCGTCGGTGATCGATTGCGTTCGCCCGCCGCTGCCCGTCAACCTGTCGCCGGGAAAAGACGGCGACCCGTCGCGGGGCGGCCGGGCGATGAAGGCGATGTTGTTCGCGGACGTGAAGGGGTTCGGCGCGTTGCGCGACGACCAGATCCCAGGCTTCTTCGAGATCGTGATGGGACAGATGGCCAGGGTGGTCGAGGCCCTGGACGCGCCGCCGCGCCACCTGGAAACCTGGGGCGACGGGCTGTTCCTGGTGTTCGACGCGCCGGTCGACGCCGCCGTCGCCGCTCTGCGGCTACTGGAAGCCCATCGCCGACTGAACTTGAAGGAACAGGGACTGCCAGGCGGCCTGGGGCTGAGGATCGGCGGACACTACGGACCTGTCCACCTGCGGACAAACCCCCTGACTCGCGCGCCGGCCGTGGTGGGCGCCCACGTCGTGGTGGCCGCCCGGATCGAGCCGGATGTCGCGCCCGGTTCGGCCTATGTCAGCGAGGCCCTGGCCGGCGCATTGGCCACCTTCCACGGGGACCGCTTCCGCTGCGGCTATGTCGGCCGCACGCACGGTCGCAAGGGCTTTCCGGCGACCCCGATCTTCAACCTGGCTCGAGCCTGA
- a CDS encoding LysR substrate-binding domain-containing protein, whose protein sequence is MTIDTRQLRHFAAVADTLHFGRAAERLRMTQPPLSQSIMALERTLGAPLFIRTKRNVWLTSFGEQWLPQVRKALATLDALPDGAHRLRDGLSGHLSLSFVSTADYSILPGLVRRYAEAFPEVEIRLVETTSDVQIPALAAGEGHAGIIIPPHDRVLPEPLAYRRLLSEPLVAAVPTTWIDEGRLPVGDGVLSAETVIDAPLILFPRQVAPAFHDLVTAYFTTRRQRPRIVQEAIQMQTIISLVSAGLGVALVPASLRNLARAGVSYLDLDGPAPVLETGLVWRRDDDTPTLRGFLRLLDESQG, encoded by the coding sequence ATGACCATCGACACACGACAGCTCAGGCACTTCGCCGCGGTCGCCGACACGCTGCATTTCGGCCGCGCCGCCGAACGCCTGCGCATGACCCAGCCGCCGCTCAGCCAGTCGATCATGGCGCTGGAGCGCACCCTGGGCGCGCCGCTGTTCATTCGCACCAAGCGCAATGTCTGGCTGACGTCCTTCGGCGAGCAGTGGCTGCCCCAGGTCCGCAAGGCGCTGGCGACGCTGGACGCCCTGCCGGACGGCGCCCACCGCCTGCGCGACGGTCTCAGCGGTCACCTGTCGCTGTCCTTCGTCAGCACCGCCGACTACAGCATCCTGCCCGGCCTGGTCCGGCGCTACGCCGAGGCCTTTCCCGAGGTCGAGATCCGCTTGGTCGAGACCACCAGCGACGTCCAGATCCCCGCCCTGGCCGCCGGCGAGGGCCATGCCGGCATCATCATACCACCGCACGATCGGGTCCTGCCCGAGCCTCTCGCCTATCGGCGCCTGCTGTCCGAGCCGCTGGTGGCGGCGGTTCCGACGACCTGGATCGACGAGGGCCGGCTGCCCGTCGGCGACGGCGTCCTGTCGGCCGAGACGGTGATCGACGCGCCGTTGATCCTGTTCCCTCGCCAGGTCGCGCCCGCCTTCCACGACTTGGTGACAGCCTATTTCACCACTCGCCGCCAGCGGCCCAGGATCGTCCAGGAAGCGATCCAGATGCAAACCATCATCAGCCTGGTCTCCGCGGGCCTGGGCGTGGCCCTGGTTCCGGCCTCGCTGCGCAACCTGGCGCGCGCGGGCGTCAGCTATCTCGATCTCGACGGCCCCGCCCCCGTGCTGGAAACCGGCCTGGTCTGGCGGCGCGACGACGACACCCCGACCCTGCGCGGCTTTCTGAGACTGTTGGACGAGTCCCAGGGCTGA
- a CDS encoding polysaccharide deacetylase family protein, which translates to MSFHRLLIATLIGPELARWKARGHAPVFWWRDDDARRPTPALERLLGLSVRFAAPITIAAVPDGDIVALAKASRAIPDVELAVHGFRHENRAPPGWPSGEVNDLDRLADVMSDLGTAIDVFRRAGVTPRLFVPPWNNAHPTLKRALGLQGLGLSCYGDMRGEAEPDRLDAHLDVMRWKPEPRFRGTVRFLLRTRRLLAERRVKAAWDEPLGLLTHHLDHDEAVWRFLEAFLPVAKPVARTTFGRPVAGRGHIALKVG; encoded by the coding sequence ATGTCGTTCCACCGTCTTCTGATCGCGACCCTGATCGGGCCAGAACTGGCCCGCTGGAAGGCGCGCGGCCACGCGCCGGTGTTCTGGTGGCGTGACGACGATGCGCGCCGGCCCACGCCCGCCCTGGAGCGGCTGCTTGGCCTGTCGGTCCGCTTCGCGGCCCCGATCACCATCGCGGCCGTGCCGGACGGCGACATCGTGGCCCTGGCCAAGGCCAGCCGCGCGATCCCGGACGTCGAACTGGCCGTCCATGGCTTCCGACACGAGAACCGGGCGCCGCCTGGCTGGCCGTCCGGCGAGGTCAACGATCTGGACCGTCTGGCCGACGTGATGTCCGACCTGGGCACGGCGATCGACGTGTTTCGCCGCGCCGGAGTGACGCCGCGCCTGTTCGTGCCGCCCTGGAACAACGCGCACCCCACCCTGAAGCGGGCGCTTGGCCTGCAGGGCTTGGGGCTATCCTGCTATGGCGACATGCGCGGCGAGGCCGAGCCCGATCGTCTGGACGCCCATCTGGATGTCATGCGCTGGAAGCCCGAGCCGCGTTTCCGCGGAACGGTGCGTTTCCTGCTTCGCACCCGGCGGCTGCTGGCCGAGCGGCGCGTCAAGGCGGCGTGGGACGAACCGTTGGGCCTGCTGACCCATCACCTTGACCACGACGAGGCCGTCTGGCGCTTTCTGGAGGCGTTCCTGCCGGTCGCCAAGCCGGTCGCGCGGACCACCTTCGGCAGGCCCGTCGCCGGGCGTGGCCACATCGCGCTGAAAGTCGGCTAG
- a CDS encoding Crp/Fnr family transcriptional regulator, with product MEAGEVQAVAASAETLRYGKGELVVQRQDQDGGLYLVLEGTLLANQYARSGREVGYRRIQAGSYFGEISAIDGLPRSVNIVALDDVRIVHLPQREILRLFAESPRFMRALLEDLAGMARALTDRLFELTAVSVACRVDIELLRMAALAGVKDGRATIHPCPTHAELAVLVSSQREPVTREINRLASLNIVSQTGRTLTILDMPALTAEIDRIGGDAQFGD from the coding sequence ATGGAAGCCGGCGAGGTCCAGGCCGTCGCGGCCTCGGCCGAGACCCTGCGCTACGGCAAGGGCGAACTTGTCGTCCAGCGACAGGACCAGGACGGCGGCCTCTATCTGGTGCTGGAAGGGACCTTGCTGGCCAACCAGTACGCCCGGTCGGGGCGCGAGGTCGGCTATCGCCGCATCCAGGCCGGCAGCTATTTCGGCGAGATCTCGGCCATCGACGGCCTGCCCCGGTCGGTGAACATCGTGGCCCTGGACGACGTGCGGATCGTGCATCTGCCGCAACGGGAGATTCTGCGCCTGTTCGCCGAATCACCCCGCTTCATGCGGGCTCTGCTCGAGGACCTGGCCGGCATGGCCAGGGCCCTGACCGACCGACTGTTCGAACTGACCGCCGTGTCGGTGGCCTGCCGGGTCGATATCGAACTGCTGAGGATGGCCGCCCTGGCCGGCGTCAAGGACGGTCGCGCGACCATCCACCCCTGCCCCACCCATGCCGAGCTCGCGGTGCTGGTCAGCAGCCAGCGCGAACCGGTGACACGAGAAATCAACCGCCTGGCCAGCCTGAACATCGTGTCCCAGACCGGCCGGACCCTGACGATCCTGGACATGCCGGCCCTGACGGCGGAGATCGACCGCATCGGCGGCGACGCCCAGTTCGGCGACTAG